A region from the Metopolophium dirhodum isolate CAU chromosome 9, ASM1992520v1, whole genome shotgun sequence genome encodes:
- the LOC132951673 gene encoding threonylcarbamoyladenosine tRNA methylthiotransferase, with product MTMDDVGDIEDLISSVADVAEIGRVKPRNIVSLRPKVKVKPVRRIDHPPSQVPGTQTIFIKTWGCSHNSSDGEYMAGLLSNYGYRITENKAIADLWILNSCTVKNPAEDHFRNEISTGKKSGKFVVVAGCVPQGDQKSSFIQNLSVIGVQQIDRVVEVVEETLKGHTIRLLGQKKINGKKDGGARLQLPKMRKNKLIEIIAISTGCLNQCTYCKTKHARGNLGSYPPDEIVQRAIESFNEGAVELWLTSEDTGAYGLDIQTNLPELLWRLVAIIPEGCMMRIGMTNPPYILNHLEEIAKILSHPRVYAFLHVPVQSGSNQVLADMKREYSIEEFETVVTFLRQRVPGVSIATDIICGFPTETEEDFSETMSVCEKYKFPSLFINQFYPRKGTPAARMPKIPTDMVKIRTKRLTELFHSYTTYDQRIGEVQEILITEEAKNGIELIGHNKYYEQVLVAKEPELMGKCVKVIVKSAKKHCLIAEMVDKPRIFKNNLQKINDMYSIWPVFALLVCVLARILWLLV from the exons ATGACAATGGATGATGTCGGTGACATCGAAGACTTGATTTCGTCTGTTGCCGATGTTGCTGAGATTGGTAGAGTCAAACCTAGGAACATTGTATCTCTGCGTCCCAAAGTTAAAGTTAAACCAGTAAGAAGAATTGATCATCCACCTTCCCAAGTCCCTGGCAcccaaacaatatttattaagacTTGGGGATGTTCACACAACAGCTCAGATGGGGAATATATGGCAGGTCTTCTATCAAACTATGGATATAGAATAACCG AGAACAAAGCTATTGCAGATCTGTGGATACTAAATAGCTGTACAGTCAAAAATCCAGCTGAAGATCATTTTAGAAATGAAATTTCTACAGGAAAAAAATCTGGGAAATTTGTGGTAGTGGCTGGTTGTGTACCTCAGGGGGATCAAAAGTCttcttttattcaaaatttaagtgTTATTGGCGTTCAGCAAATAGACAGGGTAGTAGAAGTAGTAGAAGAAACATTAAAAG GACATACTATTcgtttgttgggtcaaaaaaaGATAAATGGAAAAAAAGATGGTGGTGCCAGATTACAGTTACCAAAAATgcggaaaaataaattaattgaaattattgcTATTAGCACTGGATGTTTGAATCAGTGTACCTATTGTAAAACGAAACATGCAAGGGGCAACCTTGGAAGTTATCCCCCAG atgaaaTTGTACAAAGAGCTATAGAATCATTTAATGAAGGTGCTGTGGAATTGTGGCTAACAAGTGAAGATACTGGTGCATACGGGTTGGACATACAAACAAATTTACCAGAACTTCTTTGGCGTTTAGTGGCTATCATACCGGAAGGTTGTATGATGCGTATTGGTATGACTAATCCACCATACATACTCAATCATCTAGAG gaaaTAGCCAAGATTTTATCCCACCCTAGAGTGTATGCATTTTTGCATGTGCCTGTTCAATCTGGAAGTAATCAAGTATTAGCAGACATGAAACGTGAATACTCAATCGAAGAATTTGAAACTGTTGTTACTTTTTTGAGACAaag aGTACCTGGTGTTTCTATCGCAACAGATATTATTTGTGGCTTCCCAACTGAAACAGAAGAAGATTTTTCTGAAACAATGAGtgtttgtgaaaaatataaatttccgagtttatttattaatcaattttacCCACGTAAAGGAACACCAGCTGCAAGAATGCCCAAAATTCCTACAGACATG gttaAAATTCGGACTAAACGTCTGACAGAATTATTTCATTCTTATACCACGTATGACCAAAGAATCGGTGAAGTACAGGAGATTTTGATAACTGAAGAAGCTAAAAATGGTATCGAGTTGATTggacacaataaatattatgaacag gttttggTGGCAAAAGAACCAGAATTAATGGGCAAGTGCGTTAAAGTAATTGTGAAGTCTGCAAAAAAACATTGTCTAATAGCTGAAATGGTGGACAAaccaagaatttttaaaaataaccttcAAAAAATCAACGATATGTACTCGATATGGCCTGTATTTGCTTTATTAGTTTGCGTTTTAGCAAGAATACTTTGGTTATTGGTATAA
- the LOC132951675 gene encoding elongin-C: MSVDMVEDGQDEENSAYGGCEGPDAMYVKLISSDGHEFIVKREHALMSGTIKAMLSGPGQFSENETNEIHFREIPSHVLQKVCMYFTYKARYTNSSTEIPEFPIPPQIALELLMAANFLDC, translated from the exons ATGAGTGTCGACATGGTGGAAGACGGCCAG GATGAGGAGAATTCGGCATACGGTGGCTGTGAGGGTCCGGATGCCATGTATGTCAAGCTGATATCAAGCGATGGGCACGAGTTTATCGTCAAGCGGGAGCATGCCTTGATGTCAGGTACAATTAAAGCCATGTTGAGTGGCCCCGGCCAGTTTTCAGAAAATGAAACAAATGAAATCCACTTCAGGGAGATACC ATCTCACGTTTTACAAAAGGTCTGCATGTACTTTACATACAAAGCTCGTTACACAAACAGCTCAACCGAGATTCCGGAGTTCCCTATTCCACCACAAATCGCTTTGGAACTTCTGATGGCAGCCAACTTTTTGGACTGTTAA